A segment of the Candida albicans SC5314 chromosome 2, complete sequence genome:
AGTGGTGGCTAAAGAAGTTGGTGAATATGTCGTGCAAGAATATGTTAAAATGAGAAAAGAATCACACAGAAACGAAGGATCAACGAAAAAGTTTAGTCATGtcacaccaagaagtttaTTGGCAATTTTAAGATTGGCACAAGCATCAGCAAGATTGAGATTTGACAACCAAGTTAGATtggatgatgttgatgaagcCATTAGATTAATTGAAGTGAGTAAGAGTTCTTataaagaaagagaagttgaagatgaaaGTTCAACTACCAAGATCTACAacattatcaaatcaattgtcACCCAAGATGGTGGTGATCGAGTTGCATTAGATCAAATCAAAGATAGAGTCATTGCTAAAGGTTTCACATTGGAGCAATTTGAACATTGTATAATGGAATATGATGGAATCTGGCAAGTGGTTGATGATGGAGAGAATCTTTTAATATTGTAATTAAAATGAGTTTAGTGTTTATGGTTTGTAAACTATAgtttgtttctttctttgtctgtttgtttgttttttatgTAAAAGTAGAATTATCTTGTCAAtgtatttttaatatttagTTAGCAACCGATTTGTAAGATTTGTTGAAGCAGGAGGATTCTGGTAAACGATTTCAGTTTTTGAGAAGCACGTTTTTCTTGTGGTATTctattctattttattCTGGCtcattcaaaataatacGGGGCAGTCATTATCTCCCCTAGCCACAACGGATGCGATCGTTCTTGCCAAAAACGTAAAAAAAggtggaaaaaaaaagttattcCTCGTGGCAATCCTTATCAAAGGtcaacaattttcaaacaatgtccgaaatagaaaaagaagataGTCAACAATCATCTAGAACCAATGATCTACTGCCTCAACTACCCAATAAATGGAGAATATTTACTAAAGTTTCTAATTTCttccaatttcaattggtttTAAAGAACCAGGCTGCAGTTGCTCGAGATCATGTACGTCTAAATTTCCCAAAAAGACCcatattcattatttttactAACGATTCCCCTGTTTTTCGTACTTTAGATGGCGAATGAAAGAACATTTTTAGCATGGGTCAGAACATCACTTGCATTTCTAACATTTGGTGTTGGATTCCTACAGTACTATCGGGTTGAATCAAAGGCAAGCGTTTTGGAGAGCAATTCCAAGACCTCAGCAATTGAAAGGTTGAATCGTCCAATAGGTAGTATATGTATGGTGTTAAGTGGGTTAACATTAATTTTTGGGGCAGTACGATATTTCCAAGTTCAAGATTTACTACAGAATGACTATTATCCAGCCACAAGATTCACtattttaataatactatTAATGAATCTAAGTATGCTAATAGTGGTTTTCACTTTAGATATTGAAGTTTCGGTGACTTAAAAAGTAGCTAGTCTATTAGTAGATAGTTTCTACAAATTTAGTTTACAGCCAAAACAAGATGAATGAAAGTTCTTAAGCCTTGAAGTCAACTTATTCTGTGGAAAAAGTGTAACACAATACTTTTCTCTACCACGAATTGCCTCTTCCATTATGTAATTAGTATGTACGTGTGTTCCTTACAAATCTTGGACGTTTTTTCtcgctttttttttttttgctttacTTGTTCAACAAAATGATGCGCGAGAATTAATATTGAAGCAAATTGCCccaataacaaaaaattctgaaaaaaaaaaagaagaataaagCTTAACAAGCTTGCTTTTTTCGACAatacatatacatataGATATTTAAAGAGAACATAATATTAACAATGTCAGATTATTCAACTCAAACAGTAGCTCAATTAAAGGAGATTTTAAAAGGAAAAggtttatcaattgaaggTAAAAAAGCAGATTTAGTTCAAAGATTACATGAACACGAcactcaacaacaacaaccaccaccacaacaacaacaaccagaACCAGAAGTAGCCGAACAACAACCAGAGCAACCAGAAACTAAATTAGAGGGAAAAACacaagaaaatgaaagCACACTAACTGTTATTCAACcaaaagaacaacaacaacaacaacaagaagaagaagaaccaaaaccaaaacaattatCTCCAGAAGAAAGGAAACAATTAgctattgaattattaactAAAAAAGTTCAACGTGCTGAAAAATTTGGTGATGAACAAGCTGCTAATGatgcaaaaaaagatttggCAAGAGTAGAGAAATTTGGAGTTGAATTGGGAACAGCATTGGCTAGAGAAATTGGATTAGTGGATAATTCCTTatcaaacaagaaatttaaTCATCATAAACGTAATAATAAACGTGGATTCAAGGGTAATAAAGGTAGAAAAGGCGGGTTTAGAAAGAATCGTAATTAGTTGGACAAAagtattatttaaaattgttgtcaattattaaagaaATGTATAAATATTGGTTTATGACAGTATGTaacttatatatatttatgtaTGTGTGTACTTTATGTAGGTATTTGTGTACCTGTATATGTATGtctaaataaataaacgCTTCGAACCAAGGAGATAAAAGGAATGGCTTTGGCAACTCTACTCTTCATCACTAATGTTAAATTGTGAAACATCGGcattttcaattggatCATCGACATTTCGATCAATGATTAATCCATTGTTGTCTTTTAtccaaatgaaaaagagCCCAATAACTgcagaaaagaaataaatccAATTAGATATCAATAATGGCAGCACTGCAACTTCCATACTTTTTTCTAATGCTAGCATACGTATAACGGAATCAAAGTTCACAGTATCACCCGATGGGTAGTCTGGTAAGGAATCTGCTATGCCTCTAACAACTCTTGAAGCTGTAATGAGTCCAGCGATAAACATCACGATAATTGgcaatatcaaaattatcaaaatcgATCTTTTGAATGCTAAAACTACTCTTTGAGTGGAATCTTCGTCATTTGGATTTGGAGGAAAATGAGAAATTGtctttttagttttaaaataaaagtaaacaatcaaaataaaccaAGTGATGGAAAATAAACCTGTTAATCCAGCAAAAAGATTTAATACTGCACTTCCTGAAGATGGTGGTTCAAGTTGATCAAATCCAGTTAAAAATGGTGTATCTGATTTTGATCCATTGAGtaacaacaaataaatgTAGATAACTACCAAGTTTGTAACGAAAAATCCAACTATTCTGACAAAAGTTTGATGAGGGAATAATCTGTATCGATGTGAATTTCCATTATGATAATATATAACCCCGTATCCCATggagaataataataaaatacaAATAGTATAAGTATTGAAAGCAATTGACAAAAACTGTGCTCCTTGTTTAGCtaaattcatcaacattGAATCTTTACTGGTGTCAAAGAAGTTGTTTTCCAAAAATGACCCAATCCACATATAAGAATTGACAAGAATAAATGGgaataaaactaaaaaaataaccGCTTTTGAAATAACGGAAACGGAATCCAAATCTTTAAAATCTTTACCCACTTTAAACTTCAAGatataattcaaaagaTATATGAATAAAATTATGGCTAATACTATAACGTATCTCATTTGTGAATATATGGTGTACTCGATATATGTCAAGTTACCATAAGAGTTTTTAAAAACAACTGGGATATCAATCTTTTTATCCTCAAGTTTACCAATATAAACACAATAAATCCCGGTGTCATATACAATATATTCCACATTCTTATTGGTATCAATATACCCATTATACAATTTGGCATCATCGATTTGGAAATCAGAAGCAActtttaaattaaatttactTTTATCGTCATCAAGTAAAGAATCAGATATTTGATGTTTGGCATAatcttcaaaatatttttcaacattagGTAAATTGGTGAAATTCAAAAGATCAGTATAATGGAATATTAGGGTGGGTAATTTAAAATCTTGAGGTAATTTGCTACCGTCAACTTTAATATAACCTTTACCTTTTCTCTGTGAAATTGGTCCACAAATAACACCTTTTTCAAAACCCAAAATGGTTGGATTACTAGTAAGTGCAAATGTAAATGATGTGAGTAATGATATggaaattatcaattgctTCAAAAGCATTGCTGTGGATAGATGTTGTGGTTTTTAAAAGTATTAGGATTAAggaaatattgattttttttttgacagATTTAAAAggagaaagaagaaaagggTATTACTGGGGGGAGGGGGGAAAGTGAATATTTAACTTAACTTAGATTTAACGTCTaacaaagagaaaagaaaggaagaagaaaaaaataggcgaagtttttttttactaaacaattttttgttttgtggTCCCGTTTTTTTCTATTGGTGATGGTTCTCTCTGTTACGAAATCTTGTGATAAGTAATTACTAGTTGTAATGGCATTAAGAAATGGCAGAGAGTGCTTAAGATCAGTATACATTATTGCATGATAAAGTGTTGACATTAGATTATGAAATCTGTTATTAAAATGTGATGCTGCTTTAAATTGCTGTCGTGGATGTtgagcaaaaaaaaaaaattggttggcgatgaaaattatttgacGGTGATCTCAGATTTTCGTGTATCTCTCGGCAATTCATTCTtatataatgatttatattaCGGTAGATGATGATTCGAGAAACAAATTAATTTGCAAATCCTAGCGGCACTAGCAGAAACCTTCAGGATGTTGTAGGACATTGATTTCTCTTGGTTTTCGTGCTGGAATCTAATACTACCCTAATCAAAAGATGGAGGAGGTCAATAACAGCAGATCTTTCTGGCTGAAGTAAATTCATAACCACTGAATCTGCTAGACGATGTATTTCTGTCTAATTACAAAAGATATATTAATATAGTAAGAAAATTACAGTGAAACAACTATATACTGACCAAAaggaaaaacaaatcaaaaaacaaagttaCAAAGAAAACATTATCTATTGAGCGACTTTATGATCATGAGTAGCGGCGTATCTTCCTGATGGATCGGCATGACAACCCCATTCAGCTTTTGGAATCCATCTCATAACAGTAGATGCAGCAGCTTTTGAACCGTTAAACATTTTATCAAACTTACATCTGTACCAGTAAGCCTCTTTAGTAGTTGGAATATCATCACCCCATTCTGGTTTTGGATGagcaaattcttcatcactaACCATTTTTTCAGCAGTATCTTTTAATCCATCAATCCATGAATAACCAACCCCATCGGAAAATTGTTCCTTTTGTCTCCAAAGGATTTCTTCTGGTAAATAAGGTTTGACATCTGGTTCATCACTGGTATCAAATGCTTTTCTTAAAAtgtatttttcaattttacctggttgaatcaatttatcttCTGGGTTGATGTTCATACAAACttccaaaaattgtttatcCAAGAATGGAACTCTGGCTTCCAATCCCCAAGCCATGGTGGATTTGTTGGCTCTAAGACAATCAGCATAATGCAAGTTCTTAACTCGCTTGACACATTCTTCATGGAATTCTTTAGCACTTGGAGCATTGgcaaaatacaaatatcCACCAAAGATTTCATCTGAACCTTCACCAGAAAGAACCATTTTAACACCTTGGgctttgatttttcttgataACAAGTACATTGGTGTTGAAGCTCTAATGGTGGTAACATCATAAGTTTCCAAATGGTAGATGACATCATCCAAGGCATCAAGACCTTCTTCTAAAGTGAAAGTATGAGAATGATGAATGGTACCAATGAAATGAGCGACTTTTTCGGCAGCCAATAAATCAGGAGCACCAGGTAAACCAATAGCAAATGAATGTAATTGGTTGAATACCCCAGTAGAATGCAATGAACCTTTGTCATCAACACCAGACAATTCCTTGTTGGCATCGATACCTTCTGGGTTGAAAGAAGCTTGGGCAGcttttttggtttctcTAGAGGCAATAGAAGCAATTAAAGATGAATCCAATCCACCAGATAATAAAACACCATAAGGAACTTCAGCCATTAATCTCTTTCTCACGGCCAATTCTAAAGTTTCTCTAACTTTTTTAAAGTCAACGTGTTGTTCTGGAACTTTAGATGCATCCCACCAAGATGGCTGGAAGTATCTTGTTATTTCATCAGTGTTGGAATCATAAACATGACCTGGTGGGAATGCAAAAATTTCGTCACATTCTTCAATCAAACATTTCAATTCACTGGCAAAATATCTTGTTTTAGGAGATTTAGAAGATTTACCCATGTATAAAGTGGTGATACCGATTGGATCTCTAGCAGCAACTATTCTatcatttttcttgtcgTATAAAACCCAAGCAAACATACCATCTAAATGTTTTGGGGCATCAATGTCGTATTTTGTGAAAAGAGGAATGATTGGTTCACAATCACTcaaagatttgaatttataatCAGGAAATTGTTCTCTTAATTGAATATGGTTATAGATTTCCCCGTTAACGGCCAAAGTAAAGTTACCATCTGGTGAAACAATAGGTTGAGCACCAGAATCTAAACCAACAATAGCCAATCTTTCATGACATAATATGGTGCTGTTTTGAACAACATTTCCTGACCAATCTGGACCTCTATGTCTAATTAATTTGGAATATTGTAAAGCTTTACTTTTGAAATCTTCAACCTCTGGTTGTCTGTAAGCTGCAAAAATACCACACATGGTTGTATAATATGAATATAACTTgtataaaagaaaaagaagtatTAACACtgaataattatttttttcaaatttttcaaaaattttttttttttttgttggtttattttTCCACCAAtttatgtatatatataagatTTAAGTATTTCCGTAGTAGTACTAGTAATTATGCTTATTGACTCAACTTGTGCGACTTAAGGTTAGAGAAGAACTAAGATGGATAGATGAGTATATTACAATACAATATAGtttagaaaatttttcaactgGGAAAAGCCAAGAAAACCCAACGCCGCAAAAGCGATCTCAAAAGCAGAAACAacattaaaattaatagTCATctcaattaaatattaGAAGGTTATAgagtcaaaaaaaagaatccagtgaaaatgaattgtaatattcaaaaatcaCCAGTTATAAACAtgtaaaatattttcttaCTTTATTCAAATGCAGTCATAATAAAGCAGGGGataacaaaaacaacaatgagTGAGTTCAGTTCATTTTCTATTTCTCCATATTAGAAAATGagtaataattgaatatgaCTCAATCAACCAACCAActtgaaataaaattgtGCGcacaaaatttcaattttgttctTTCCATTTGGTAGTGCTTGCTTTGGTTTGCGTGTTAACCGTGGctattaatcaattagaGTATTGGTCACGTGCAGCGGGATGCCAGTACCGACCAACTACTACCGATGTCTACCAACCAATATCTACAAAATTCACTACTACATGATCATTTTGtgtaatattatttttattctgATAAGCTTATAAATATAGAAAAAACCTGTTGTCTAAAGTTTACTTGATAATCTCAAATCATCGTAATCTCTGTCAAAATgtttatcaacaatatcaatgaTGTAGTTAACATTGATTTCATTGGTTAAGAATGTCTTTTTGTGAGTATTCTTCTGTAATAATTGAtctaaaaattgatttaaaactttcaaatctcgaatattcaatatttgaacAAATGCTTTAGTCTTAGCTTTatttttgaagattttaatcaattgtaaattattcaaataatataaatcacTGACcaaatattgtttattgattgattcaAGTGATACAAAcagttttttctttttcgattgatcaataatatatttcaataatcCTTTTGTTGTGGgatatttcaattcttcatcatcaataatgattttattatgagtttgttgttgtcgtttACGAATATAATCATTGGCCAAATTATTGGTTAATTCTAATATATTGGAAATTAAAACCACATAAGATTCCAAAAATGGTTCGGCTAAATTGGCGAAAAATTTGACATAATCATGATCAATGATTTTGTATAATGAATCATGATGATATTCTGATGACTCTGTTCTGGTGATAACTTTCAAATCAACtaaatcattcaatatAAATGATAATTCATTTCTGGGGTTTTCATcataatcaaataaaaattcattCTTGAGGAATCCAATTAAAATATAGAATAATTTGCCAATGACTCGATGATTACAATTAGTACAGccattcaacaaattcaaaataaacaTTACCAAACATCTCTTAATAATCAAATGAATAGTCAAATTCTTATAgtataataattcaattggtgattcaattttgatttgatcaGTTTTGCGATTGACTTTAATGTATCTGAAAAATGATAAGATTTGGTGTTTAACTAATTCTGTCAATTCAGCATCATTACAAATTGCCATATCTTCCAAGATTTTACTGTTGGTGGCACTACTATCTTGATTTTCATTGAGTAATGTTCTAACCACTATTCGTAAAACTGGGATTAATTCGGAAATGGCAAAAGTGTCTTTACcagaaaaatattgataagCTTGAAGGGTGGTGCCAACAATGGAAATTTCAGGGATATAActatttttattgatttcatgTAAAATTTTGAACCCTAACTTCTTTAAATTAACGTCATCATTTAAAGCTcgatcaatttcattttgatcatcaacaaattctgatattttgaaactttCACCCAatttaacaaaaattttccCTGTTAAAGTTCTTTCATTGTTGTCATTCCACCCATTTTTATCGTAAATGACTTTATCTTCCTTTTTAACGAAAAATGCACTGGTAGCCACAGAAATAGTACCAAATAAACTTTCTTGAGTCTTGTCATCAcctttcaattcttttaaaaacGCGTCATTTTCATAAACTCTTTCATAAGTGACAGAAATTGGttgaaacaataaattgaaatcagtATTTTTCTCTTCATTACGTTGttttaaatatattgaacataatgatttcaaaataccATATTTAGGTAATAACAATTTCCCATCTCTTGATCTTGTACCTTCAATAAATACTTCAAAGGGGATTTTATTAAccaaaataaattcaatgacattatttaaatttcttTCCGTATAAGCTTCATTATTGAATGAACGAGGAATGAAAATAGCCCccaaattcttcaaaagCCCTCCAATAACGGCAACATTCAAGTTTTCTCCGGCAATTACCGAAGGAGTAGCCATTTGGAACCGAACACACACCAAATGCACAATTATGTAGTCCAAATGGGATTGGTGTGACggtaaaaaaataattgacaTGGGGTCATCAAGATATTTTTGATATAAATCTGACATATCTTGATTTGATACCCAAATCCCCTTGGGGAACAATTTTTGCATAATTGTCATAACGGTGACATAAGCCGatctaataaaattatGAGATGGGAAAGTaggtaaatttttttcattttgttttttataatattcAACCATATACTGTTTCactttttgaaatctttctttgaattgattagctttaattaattttaaactcaattcttgattaattaaatcataaATTATTTCATCTAATTTGGTGTCatctttttctaatttattattcatataatttttgaatttggttCTAAATTCATCAGAATGTTTATTAGTGAAATAACGATACTCCGGAACAGAATAAATTTTGTCGTATTTAGATCCACCAGTAATTAATCTAAATGCCAGATTCAAAAGATTAAATGATTGATGTAAAGTTTTCACATTACCATCGACATTAATATAAGTTTCCTTATCAATTGGAAGTGGGAATTTCAAATCGACATTGGGATCTATCAATGGGTCATGAAGAATATTGACATCGAAATCTGAATTAGAAATATCCTGGTTTGACATTGGGGGGAGGAAAAATACTGGGAGTGTGTTTTTTGAAGGATGAGATGGAGTCAAAATAaggaaaaatttcaaaaagaaggaaaagaaggaaagacaaagaaatgGTTATTGctatttatatattcttCATAAATGTTTGTCTATATATAGTAAATCTCAATTTGctaattaaagaaaaaaaaaattccatagttattgttttagttttatcaaatactagaaactactactaaaaaaaaattcggaattaatttttgttgggTAATAACACCACTCccatttgaattgatttgattttaaatttcaacctttctttttaaatttttgcaaatgtttttttttttttcaacaacaaaagttCCAATAGTATTTTTAAGTTTTGGCTGTGAAATATTTCCAcattaattaaaagaaaaagaaaggtcTTCAAATCTTCTGTAGTATTATGTTTGTTGTTATCACATGAACATTTGCTAGTTAGTACTACTAGGAGGGTTTTTCCCTCTTctatttaaaaaagaaacgaATTCAGATCTGTACTATATACATATAAATCACATAGAATAAGATGGAAATGTGGATGGAAGAAATCAGATCTTCCtataaaacaaacaatataCAATGAAGATATTGACCAAAGTAAATGGTGATAACTTATGGTTTTAATTCTCGAGCGacttttaaatttaattagacaaacaaattaaaaaaataatataaaatagAGTAATctaccaattttttcataccaagaaaagaaacgaACAGAAACAGAACATAATGG
Coding sequences within it:
- a CDS encoding uncharacterized protein (Protein of unknown function; unmerged from orf19.202 in a revision of Assembly 21), with translation MSEIEKEDSQQSSRTNDLSPQLPNKWRIFTKVSNFFQFQLVLKNQAAVARDHMANERTFLAWVRTSLAFLTFGVGFLQYYRVESKASVLESNSKTSAIERLNRPIGSICMVLSGLTLIFGAVRYFQVQDLLQNDYYPATRFTILIILLMNLSMLIVVFTLDIEVSVT
- a CDS encoding uncharacterized protein (Putative nuclear RNA-binding protein; Spider biofilm repressed), encoding MSDYSTQTVAQLKEILKGKGLSIEGKKADLVQRLHEHDTQQQQPPPQQQQPEPEVAEQQPEQPETKLEGKTQENESTLTVIQPKEQQQQQQEEEEPKPKQLSPEERKQLAIELLTKKVQRAEKFGDEQAANDAKKDLARVEKFGVELGTALAREIGLVDNSLSNKKFNHHKRNNKRGFKGNKGRKGGFRKNRN
- a CDS encoding uncharacterized protein (Protein of unknown function; hyphal-induced expression; upregulated in a cyr1 null mutant); this encodes MLLKQLIISISLLTSFTFALTSNPTILGFEKGVICGPISQRKGKGYIKVDGSKLPQDFKLPTLIFHYTDLLNFTNLPNVEKYFEDYAKHQISDSLLDDDKSKFNLKVASDFQIDDAKLYNGYIDTNKNVEYIVYDTGIYCVYIGKLEDKKIDIPVVFKNSYGNLTYIEYTIYSQMRYVIVLAIILFIYLLNYILKFKVGKDFKDLDSVSVISKAVIFLVLFPFILVNSYMWIGSFLENNFFDTSKDSMLMNLAKQGAQFLSIAFNTYTICILLLFSMGYGVIYYHNGNSHRYRLFPHQTFVRIVGFFVTNLVVIYIYLLLLNGSKSDTPFLTGFDQLEPPSSGSAVLNLFAGLTGLFSITWFILIVYFYFKTKKTISHFPPNPNDEDSTQRVVLAFKRSILIILILPIIVMFIAGLITASRVVRGIADSLPDYPSGDTVNFDSVIRMLALEKSMEVAVSPLLISNWIYFFSAVIGLFFIWIKDNNGLIIDRNVDDPIENADVSQFNISDEE
- the ASN1 gene encoding asparagine synthase (glutamine-hydrolyzing) 2 (Putative asparagine synthetase; soluble protein in hyphae; regulated by Rim101; decreased expression at pH 4 vs pH 8; protein detected during exponential and stationary phases of yeast-form growth), producing the protein MCGIFAAYRQPEVEDFKSKALQYSKLIRHRGPDWSGNVVQNSTILCHERLAIVGLDSGAQPIVSPDGNFTLAVNGEIYNHIQLREQFPDYKFKSLSDCEPIIPLFTKYDIDAPKHLDGMFAWVLYDKKNDRIVAARDPIGITTLYMGKSSKSPKTRYFASELKCLIEECDEIFAFPPGHVYDSNTDEITRYFQPSWWDASKVPEQHVDFKKVRETLELAVRKRLMAEVPYGVLLSGGLDSSLIASIASRETKKAAQASFNPEGIDANKELSGVDDKGSLHSTGVFNQLHSFAIGLPGAPDLLAAEKVAHFIGTIHHSHTFTLEEGLDALDDVIYHLETYDVTTIRASTPMYLLSRKIKAQGVKMVLSGEGSDEIFGGYLYFANAPSAKEFHEECVKRVKNLHYADCLRANKSTMAWGLEARVPFLDKQFLEVCMNINPEDKLIQPGKIEKYILRKAFDTSDEPDVKPYLPEEILWRQKEQFSDGVGYSWIDGLKDTAEKMVSDEEFAHPKPEWGDDIPTTKEAYWYRCKFDKMFNGSKAAASTVMRWIPKAEWGCHADPSGRYAATHDHKVAQ
- a CDS encoding uncharacterized protein (Putative glycerol-3-phosphate acyltransferase; Hog1-repressed), with protein sequence MSNQDISNSDFDVNILHDPLIDPNVDLKFPLPIDKETYINVDGNVKTLHQSFNLLNSAFRLITGGSKYDKIYSVPEYRYFTNKHSDEFRTKFKNYMNNKLEKDDTKLDEIIYDLINQELSLKLIKANQFKERFQKVKQYMVEYYKKQNEKNLPTFPSHNFIRSAYVTVMTIMQKLFPKGIWVSNQDMSDLYQKYLDDPMSIIFLPSHQSHLDYIIVHLVCVRFQMATPSVIAGENLNVAVIGGLLKNLGAIFIPRSFNNEAYTERNLNNVIEFILVNKIPFEVFIEGTRSRDGKLLLPKYGILKSLCSIYLKQRNEEKNTDFNLLFQPISVTYERVYENDAFLKELKGDDKTQESLFGTISVATSAFFVKKEDKVIYDKNGWNDNNERTLTGKIFVKLGESFKISEFVDDQNEIDRALNDDVNLKKLGFKILHEINKNSYIPEISIVGTTLQAYQYFSGKDTFAISELIPVLRIVVRTLLNENQDSSATNSKILEDMAICNDAELTELVKHQILSFFRYIKVNRKTDQIKIESPIELLYYKNLTIHLIIKRCLVMFILNLLNGCTNCNHRVIGKLFYILIGFLKNEFLFDYDENPRNELSFILNDLVDLKVITRTESSEYHHDSLYKIIDHDYVKFFANLAEPFLESYVVLISNILELTNNLANDYIRKRQQQTHNKIIIDDEELKYPTTKGLLKYIIDQSKKKKSFVSLESINKQYLVSDLYYLNNLQLIKIFKNKAKTKAFVQILNIRDLKVLNQFLDQLLQKNTHKKTFLTNEINVNYIIDIVDKHFDRDYDDLRLSSKL